In a genomic window of Clavelina lepadiformis chromosome 7, kaClaLepa1.1, whole genome shotgun sequence:
- the LOC143464885 gene encoding uncharacterized protein LOC143464885, which translates to MGRSRSRSPRYRSDRDRDRRRRSRSPRSRRSRSPRRRRRSRSPAQVKGRGPPERNGRNGGYDDKHRGKDADWKNPQDAQFSLTLGGSLGVQKPKQKKKKVPAQPTIVPTQPEDMTDEDKRMQEIMGFGNFDTTKGKKVQQNDVYAINRKVERKYRQYMNRKGGFNRPLDFMP; encoded by the exons atGGGTCGTTCAAGGTCGAGAAGTCCTCGCTACAGAAGTGACCGAG ACAGAGATCGACGCAGAAGAAGCCGATCACCTCGTTCTCGGCGATCCCGTTCACCCCGCCGAAGACGACGATCCAGGTCACCTGCACAAGTCAAGGGTCGAGGCCCGCC GGAAAGGAATGGAAGAAACGGAGGTTATGATGACAAGCATCGGGGTAAAGATGCAGATTGGAAAAATCCACAAGATGCACAATTTTCTCTCACACTGGGTGGAAGTCTAGGTGTACAGAAACCTaaacagaaaaagaagaaagttCCAGCACAACCAA CCATAGTGCCTACACAGCCAGAAGATATGACTGATGAAGATAAAAGGATGCAAGAAATCATGGGCTTTGGAAATTTTGATACCACTAAG GGCAAGAAGGTTCAACAAAATGATGTCTATGCAATCAATCGAAAAGTTGAAAGAAAATACAG GCAATACATGAATAGAAAAGGTGGTTTTAATCGTCCGTTAGACTTCATGCCTTAA